Within the Panulirus ornatus isolate Po-2019 chromosome 35, ASM3632096v1, whole genome shotgun sequence genome, the region GGGCGCAGCATGCTGTCGTCACGGGCAACAATCAGGTCAAGCGCCCTTCCACCAAAATTGTTCACTAAGTTAGGACACAACCGCATTTCCTTCTGCGAAAGTTTGACGTTTGGAAATCATATTTCAGCCAGGATATTGCATTCATATTACATTCCACTGTATGGAATGGTTAGCGTCTTATGAAATCATTCGCAGTGTATTTGTATACACGCATCAAGAATCCGTATTTGATATTACAATTTTAACAACCATCATAAAGTAGAATGGGTTAATATTCGGCCTTGGAAATACACGGCGTAGGTATCATTTGTAAATGAACGTTATATCGTAGAGATTGTATCTTTTTCTCTAATTTCCTGACACATCTCCTAATATCATATCGTTGACATCTGAACACTTGCATAGTATAAGGTAAACACCTTTTCTGTTTGATTCTGCTGCTCTATCATGAAATGTATTTTCATGTTACTCTTGCTAAACTAAACCTATTCATTTTGCTGATTTAGAAGGAATTATAGTGCCTTGTTGCACCATGAACTTTAAACCAGTATAAATAGGGATTTTTGTCAACTCTCCAGTTTCTTGTTACGGTTATTTCTTTGTAGAAGCCTTTGCAGTATCTTCAGTTAAGTAAACTGATATCACGTAGTTTAGCGGCATATATCTGTCCGTCATTTACTCCATAGGACTAATGAAACATTTTGTTGTGGTGAGTATACAGTTTTAAAGGAATACAAAACTTTTTTGTCGACCAACATCGTTATCTCGGTTTTGCTTTAACTGTCCTCTAAGGTACATATTAAAGATTTTCTGTTTAATGGTAAGGTTGGCGGGTAATGTGGGTACAAGTTTAAAGATTAACTACCACGGATGGTTTGGATTTCAACTTCTAATGATACTTTTTCTTTAAAGGTTTGCAAAAGAAACTGCTACACAAGCCGATGACTCCTTGTATAAGGCAAAAAGAAGAGATTATcaaaaaggaagaggagagaaagatacACGAGGACGACACAGTCGTGAGGAATTACGGTGGACTGGGAGAACAAACCAACACACATTACTGCGGCGCTGGTAAGGTAGGTGTCTCAAGTATGTACTTAACCGTGTCTCGTGTGAGAGCAAGTGGGCCTGCATCTATATTGATAAGTCACTAGAACATCCTTCATGACTGAGTAGTTAAGCACACAACCAGCTGTGATTCTTCCCAGTCTGCGGCTGCTGCCTCGTGGTCTGGTCTTGCACTGACTGGCCCGTGTTTAATCTTGAGTTTAGGTTTATTCTGCAtcggcccctttttttttttttcgtctggtcTTGGTATCGCTTGCTCAtagcacagacatgtacatatattcccatgtacataagcatacttgcttgccttcaaccattcctgtcgctaccccactccacaggaaaaagcacacctctctccacctcttcagcgaggtatcgccaggaaaacagacaaaaaggccgcattcgttcacactcggtctctagctgtcatgtgtaatgcaccgaaaccacagctccctttccacatccaggccccacagaccttcccatggtccacctcagacgcttcacatgctctggttcagtccattgacagcacgtcgaccccggtataccacatcgttccaattcactctattccttgcacgcctcactctcctatatgttcaggtcccgatcgctcaatctttttcactcatccttccatctccaatttgatctcccgcttccccttgttccctacacctctgacacgtatatcctctttgtcaatctttcttcattctttccaaatgtccaaacaatttcaacactcttctgctctcgctcacacacacacacacacacacacacacacacacacacacacacacacacacacacattgatatatatatatatatatatatatatatatatatatatatatatatatatatatatatacatatatataggaaaggatcacaattttgcgggtgatgaatatattcctatgagtccacggggaaaatgagacacgataagttcccaagtgcactttcgtgtaataatcacatcatcaggggggacacaagagagaaatttaagtcagttgatatacatcgaagagacgaagctaggacggcatttggtaaacatgcgattgtccaagacagacaaggagccttcataaacttattttacaaatcttatcaacaaagttatctaatttgtatagaccatcactaatattaagatcataattctttgtgtatttaatgatagaagattccatgctatttctcgtggtaatagagtttgagctaataactgagatggcattactccagtcagtacaatgatcgtagtctttaacgtgattaaacaaggcatttgattcttgtcccgttcttacacttCATTTATGTTGCtcataaaagaaagatccttactagtccgcccaacatagaatttatcacaatttccacatggcactttatagatgcatccagaggaattttctggtgaattcctgattaagatattccttatagtattatagttgctgaaggtaacatttacattaaaggatttaagcagcatgagaagtaaagtaaaattattattaaaagggagaactaaaagattcttggtatcaatgtgaggtttgggctcaactctataaaatgatttctttgctaggtTAAGGGATGTATCTTaataaaaacagcgactggactaagaacacaaacccttcttttttgtgataaacctgtctaataaacaactagataaggaatccttgtgtgcattaggatatggattaagttttgtttgctctaacagggaagccagctgtattgatgtcacagtctttttgtaattcagagaaatacagtaatttaagtaatgatgaaactgatatctgtaagggtttagtgtatgccagtttgtcaaaaccagtggaacctaattgccctaaaagatttataagagctattagcaccttaaaaaaagacaaggatatacatattgctaaagcagataaggctaacactgttgtgattttagacaaaagtaactatttatctaaaatgaatattttaaatgatgacacaacatattccaaacccagtaaaaatcccttagaagcagttaattcccatttcaataaagaaatgaagttgttgaaagataatgtttctcttatcaaaagtttgtcatctttgtccccttcattgccatatatgtatggacttgtcAAAACGCATAAACAGaaatttccagcaagatctatagtgagtaggctccattacatataaattatcaaaatggttagtttcatcaagccctttagtgggtaaggtatcaaattctaatatcatgaacaatgtggatttactcaacaagctaaacaatatcaatgttaattttgatttcaaactagtcagctttgatgtttcctcacttttcacaaaagttctagttgatgaccttttagaatatttatttgatgtcatggatgatattcatttacctgtttcaaagtctgttttcattgaactgataaaattgtttaaaagactgtgtatttcaattcaatggagattactatactcaaaaatttggtatggcaatgggtaaccctctttcacctgtactaattaatctttatatggaattttttggaacaaaattactaaaagatatcttaccttctaatgcaatttggtttaggtatgtagatgatattctttgtttgaccaacaaatgaaaatttacatgtatttctccccttgcttaacaatttagtaccttccattaaactTACTGTCCACCTTACTACCATGAAGTCTTTTCTGTACACTTTCTGTCTTCCCTCTACGTTCGACTCCCTCTCCCGTTCTCATCCTCTCATATTTACCATATTTTGTTCACTCCTACCTAtcttattctttctcctttttattcAACTATCTCATCCTTTTTACCCTCCCTGCCAACTTGCTATTCCAAACCTAtgcctttctttgttcttttccttCCATCATAATTTTCGTACGTTTCTCTTCTTGACTGTCTATCCAACCTCTCATCCTCAGTTCTTCTACCCATTTTCTTCTTCTatcacttcccttcctcacccctcccctccccttccctttctcaCTCATGCAGGATCATAAAACCGGCCTCATATCACTATCTGCCGCTCGCGATGCCACTTTTTCCATCATTGTTTCCCGAATATTGAACAGAGATACTTAACTCTGAATTTGATGGAAACAAGAATAGAGAATATtgggaagtacacacacacacacacacacacacacagttcttggGGACAGAGAGGAAAGGGGTAGGGCGAAAAGGGGATAAGTGTGTTAAGAActgtaagaaaatgaaaataagtataGAGGACATGGCCGGCTGAAGTATAATTGTCTGAAGCGGTCACTAATGGACAGAGATGGTAGATTATATCAGCTTTGTTCATGTGAGTCAGAATGAGGACGGCGAGAGGTAAGGATCCTTGCCCATCATGGGCAatggctgctgctgctttggATGAAGCCTCCATAACTCCTCAGTACTCTTGTCCTCAGCTGGTGTATAACGTTGGGTGTTGTCACGAGATCAGTAGGTTCCACCTTCGGATACATTGTGGTGAATATGATTCGGTGTTCTTTTTTCAGTGTTCCCCTAGGATAGTCTTAGTTACTCTTTTTCAGTGCTTTCTCCATTAAGCACTGACATAAAGCGTTGATAGACGCAGGTAAATGAAATCGCAGGTTCTTGGTTATGTACAGCttaaagaagaaaatgtgaagaTTTACTTTCCATGCTAAATTGGTCAGTCATACAAATTATCACTGAAAGCAACATAGGGAGTGAAACTATTATGAGTTATGAGGTGCACAGTAATGCAACGATGTTAGGGTTGGGTTTAAGGTAATATATAACAAGTCATCATGTGTACAAGAGGTTGTGTTAAACATATATGACAAAAATAAGTACCGACTGTGAGCATTTGTGGTGGTACTACACTGATCAAATGTAAATCGTGAAAGATGATCTCAGCTGAAAGTTTACATTTCGTAGTCTAGCCTAAAAGATAAGATGTTGGTTAGCTTCGTGTTCTCAACTCTTGTGTGTCCCAGGACAGTTGTAAACGTTACATGGCTACAGTGTTATAGTACCAACCAAGTGTTAAATGTGCTGGAAGGCCGAAATACATTAATCTATCTACTATACTGGGTGAGCTATTATCTTCCCGTAACGAGTCCACAACAACTTTCCATTGCGGACATTCATCTTAAGTATATGGTTAGTTGAATATAAGAACTTTGTTCTTATTTCCAATGTTTGCAGCACCAAATGCACGCGTTGACTCTGTAAGAGTCCCAGACTGTCTGTGTAAACCATAGAAATAAAACATCCTACATGAGGAATGATATATCAAACTATGGGTACTGAATATCTCCCTCTCTGTTCCCGTTCCACAAATGGTGTAAATTACAGCGATCTTTATCAATAAACCTCCATTTTGAACTAAATGTAGAGATCATACCGCTCCAGAATATAGTATATGGTGCACAATGCCCTGGAATGCAAATTCATAGCTTACTGTAGAAGAGTTCTGCTGCTAGTTACGCTGAGATGCGACAGCTCCTGAGCAAACATGTTTTCGTGTATAGGTAAACATTGATAAGAAAGACTGGCTAAAGGCAAATATTCCTAGATGAAAATATCATTGCTGTAGACCCCCAGAATACAATCTGCGCCTGCATGAAGCGATACATGTACAACCTATTTCCTGTTGTAAATCCCTGATTCTGAAGCTAACGGTATCAGTATACAGAAAACAGTGTACGTATTTATGTATGAATATAGTCACTTGGATGTGGGAGAGCTCGTTATCCGTAGAGATATGATTTTCTACCTCGCCAAGTTATGGGTTTCATCCTTTCATTGCAACTGAAATATATCTTATGCGTTGCAGTTTTGGGCGGTGACGGTGTTGTTACTTCCTGTTGTCACACTCTTGATGTGCCTTCTCGCCCTACTCGGACAAAAGGAACACGAGCAAAAGGAAGTAGTCCGTGATGGTACATACCTTACTGAACTCGCGTACATTAATAAACATCAGTCAACCATTGCTCTTCAAGCTGCAGAGGACGATCTTTCGCAAATAGTTTCACAAAACTCGGAGGTTGAAGACTTCTATTTGGATGAACAATGTACGGAAGAGTCATCAGCTCCGGGAATAATTCCTGATATCTTAATGGACAATAATGACTCTGAGGACTTGATTAAGTGTGATATGGACAGAAGAGACTGTTACAGAGTCCTGGAAAATCATAATTACCGCATTGAGGAGCAACAGCACACTGGATCTACCAGGGAACAATTAGTTAGGATATATGCTGATAGTCATAAGAACTTCGACGAAGATAGGTTGGAAAATCTTTCCGATAATCCATTCCTTATCCACCCGGTAGAGATCCGGCCCGCTCTCTTACAGTTACTTTATGTGTAAATACTGAGGTGTAGTAACAGCGGGGATGTGCTTCTAACAGAGTACATAAGAATGTATCGCCACCTGATGAATTTTCTTGGCAACTTCGGTAATTTCGCTGCCATCCAAACAAAAAGGCTAGAAGAACGTATTCACGACTTAGAAGAATACACGAAAGGATTAAACAGACTGGAATACCAAACACTGACTGGAATGATCCACTTTGAGGACATGATTGGCACGATTGGAGACGAATCGCCTTTTTCAGGAACTATAACATACACTCTCCTTCAGCGACATCTTCAGTTCCTCACCCTCGCCATAGCCACCATTATTCCCCTGGAACCGGAGACTTCGCTTGTCGGACCCCTGAATTCTGCTTACAAAAGTGTTCTCGCAAAACATCATAATTGGTACGTGGAGAATTTGTACATGGTAGGAATGAGCCAGCTTCCCACTAAGCAGCAGGCAATGGAACTGCTGATGGCAACACAGCCGGAACACTTCTCAATGCACACCCTTATGGCTAGTCTTCGTCTTATATTGCGTGAACTGAATAAACTTACGAATACGTCGGAGGTTGTGCTCATTAGCACGAACGCATTTCATAAGATTCCAAATGATATAGTTTATTAAATTGTTCACTTGTTCCTTTGTTGAATTTCTTAGATATTTGCCTTCGACGATACGATGTTGATAAACTATCATGTCTCTTACAACTAAAGTGCCGTGACTGCTCGCTGCCAACATTAGCATTATGTATACCGGTGGTGATGACGGCTCTGAACAATAAATGAGCACGTGCAAAACAAATCATTATCCATACATCTAATGTTTGAAATAGTATACCCTAATCATATTCGTTTAAACTAGTTATTGCTCATTCGTCTGATGTTTGAACCGTTATCTTTATGAACTTTAAACATGACTTCTTGTTCATTACTTCTCAGTATGTTCGTACTTGAAATTTGAGGTAATATTTCAAGTACAACAGTCCTCTCAAAATGTTGATATATTTATTGGGGTTGAATTCAAAATTGTTTTTCCTCGCTTTTATTGCACCCGAAACTTAACACCTTCCATATATGATGGACACGCAGGATTGATAATATATCTTGAACCACACCGAGCACATGGTGACAAGCAGGTCATCATGAGGGAAAAGGCTGGTGGATAGATTGTTGAAGATTCTTCTGTGGAATAAAAGTAATGGATACAGAATCATATAAGAAGGGCAGGTAGTAACTTGTTTCGTTAAGTACCTTAGACTGGTGTTTGCACATATTGAAGAGGATTCTCTCGAACTCGTCTTGACAGTGTGAACAGAGATAGACCTCCAGCACATGGAACGGCTTCCATGAGTAGAACACCCATCCATAAGTTAACATGACCTATTGGTGATCTTTAGATCCAGGAGTAGTGACGCCAGTCTAGAGCAAACATTTTGTGATAACAGACATGATCTGTGATGGAATGTAATAAAAATCGCATTcgaaaacgcgcgcgcgcgcacacacacacacacacacgggcttccgtaGCTTTATAGACGTGCCAGCTGAGGGTAGGACCGACATAGTTTCGAATCATCagtgtggcagtcggcctacatccaaccaAGGTCTTTATTCTCGTTGTACTTAGCTTAGTCGGGTGTATGTAAGTGTAGGTGTGCATACTTACACACGAACAACAACATAGTACACAAAATATCttactccatcacacacacatacacatacacgtgccttTTTCTGATGGGTGTAGGTCACTAGAGGAGTTCCCCAGGGTTCTGTTCCGGGACCGTTACTCTTCTTCATCTATATGAATGACTTACCTGAGGGTTTAGAATCCTAacagaatatgtttgcagatgatgtaaaagTCATGACGAAATTGAAAAGCAAGAAGGATTTCATTAACTTACAaggagacctaaacagactccaaagctggTATGATGCATGACTGATGAAAATTCACCCCAATCAGTtctaaagtaatgaggatgagacaaagtgAAAGGCCTCTGTATGATTGCCtggcaggacacaagcttcaagATTTTGTGTATGAGAAGGACATGGAAATTAGCATTGTCCCTAACCTATCAATGGTTCcgcattaggagaatagtaaaggcgacaaactgtcttctgctaaatatcaaaatagctttcaagtatacggATAAGGAATTATTTAGCAAGCGATCTATATCATACATAAGGCAATCGGGGATATGCTGCTATAGTTCGGTGACCCCGCTCAAAAAGCAGAGGGCTCACATAGAAAGGCATCAAAGATGGCACCAGTATTAAGAGCTAAAATACAGAAAAACGCTAGAAGCTTTAAATTGCTGAACTTGggggaaagaagagtgagggatgacctgatcataaccctTAAGTTTCTAAAACGATCAATGGCGTGGAGAGTGAATAGTTCGAGAGATTTAGGAATAGAGCAACCAGTGGACACAgcatgatattaagcaagaaacttgttaaaaaaagatgtaaaagagTGCTTTTGAGATataagagtggtgggtgaatggacatagttaatgcagactTTGTACACAGATTTAAGTAATTGAATAAAGAATGCTcgagagatgggaccccatgagtgtaaagctccctccctatTGAGTGCAAATAGATAATCACTAATAGGGAATTACGCACGCGCAAGCATCCACACTTGGCGAAGAAAACATGAAAGGTGTTGGCAGATAAGACAGGAACTAGGGGAGCTGAAGAATATAGTCAGTGGGAATGGCAATAGTTAAAGGAATTCAGAAAGTACATAACCAGAGGAAACAAGAaatgattgaaaagaaaaaaagtcaatAGAGTCCTTACTAGTTATCCTATACAGGTGATTTACATTAGTCATAAAAAGTTCTGTGAAATATACAGTGAAGCAGTAGCAAAATAGGTCCTGCAGCTGCAAGTACATAGGAGAAAAAGTGGTGCAATTTGTCAAAACGCTAGACAACTTAGGTATGCAttgtggagaaaaaaagaaaacgttacaaccagtcagccagcatcTAAGTGGCATAAGAGAGCACCGAGTGATTATGGTAGGCTAAGTATGTGAGAGCAACGAATAAGTATAGCAGGCTACGAAAGGAAAGGGAGAAATGTTGAAAAGAACATTGTGGACAAAGGAGATAATCCAGAGCCTTTCCAAACATCGTTCGCGAGTAAATTGTAAGCAGTAGCAACAAATCTGGCAAAGGGACGCGAGGGAAAAGTTGTAGAGGATAGTGTAAAAATATTCGAGGATCTGAACGACAATGTCAAGATATTTTCACAGCTGAAAATATAGCCCCAGCGCCACTGAGGCAGAATGGAGGTCTCGGAAAATGGTGAAATgtctggaaaaaataaaaaaacagacTGCTAAATAGCCCCAACCCGTGTAACGTTAATGATCTATCATGTTTCCCTGTGTGCTGAACAAATGTGCAGATACGCTTGGCAGGTTGCTTAAGATATTGTTCTTTATATCACTGGAGGACGGTAAAGTGCTAAAGAAGTGAGAAAGTGCAAATATACGTATCTTTTAAGAAAAGAGTTACTTCGAACGCAGAGCAGTCTCTCCGAGTCCAGTAAACTCAAAGATTGATAAGAGGGAGACCCCTTCAGTTGACAGAAAATTGCTTTAGTGGAGTAGACTAAAGGATGCATATCAAAGGAGCTTTCTCGAAGTATCTTAacgcggtggtggggtttgttaagagcagtgatggcttgagctatgtcagcggggattttcctttccctgatAGGTTTAACCATGCTGCAAAGGCCAAGCTTAAGCTCTCAGTTGAACACATGTAAACTATTTTCTCTCCTATGCTTTCcgttcttcccttcttggtctatCACAACTGGAATTGGTCATTTGTGTGAGTTAAAATGAATAtctaagatagaatattctaaactgtattaagagcgttgaatagccttagatgctcgaGTGcatggcttataagcctaaattctataatccaagCCAATCGAAGTATTTTGGTGACACAGGGCTCAGTCCCGGGGCCGTTGCTCTTAATCTATATAAACGACTTGCTAGAAGGACTGAACTCGCACCTGGATAAGTTTTTGGGTGATACCCAGATCATGAGTAAATCATAGAGCGAGGATGATTGCATCAACTTCTTAGGAGCTCTAGAACACACAAATTTGTCTTGatataagaatgaagaaaatCAAACCGAGTAAACGGAACGCAATCGAATGGTACAGTCAAAGGCCGAGATACGAATGTCACTGAGCAGAGGATAATGTGTGACACGGACTTGGGCAAACATTGTACATGTCTTGGATGAACACTAGCTGGCCACACATCTTGTGAGTCTAACTTGCATAAAGTAAGAGGAACCTCCGTCACTGCAACATTTTCATACACAAGATCAACGTTCAGAGTAGCTTTTACTTGACATCACTGCGAGAccaccacgttgttgttgttacttCCGCTTGTAATCAGATACGATATGATGCCGATTTTGGTCAAGTTAACTGTACTCCTGTTACAGATACCATTACTGACGAACATAAAGGAGACGAACATTATCAACACTTTACGTTCTTAAGATCGTGAGGAAACTTGGCACTAACCCGTATATGATGTTAATGTAGCTTTTGTTTTTCAATATATTCATCGAGTTCATTCCATtcgtaaatgaaacattagattGATTGTAAAATCCTTTTAATATATTCATGCAACATATTCATTAGGATAAGAGGACTGTTTACAATATGTACACGCTGAGGTCAGTCAAGGTGAAATAACCAAGAGCACTGATCTCCCAAACCAATAATAGTGAAAACAATGACCATCTTGTTAAGATCCCAACAAGAGAAAGTAAAACTATTTCTGAAATTCCGGCAATTGTCCAatggatatgtatatacttttcGAAAATGTTGACTTACGTTATTTTCAATTTAAGAATTATCCAAGGTTCCAAGGGATTCGAGTGCACGTTTCATCATGGATATGTTCATTTATATAAAGTGGTCAGTAATTATGAAAAACAGAACACGTGCATTCAATATGACTATCGGTATAATGGAAGATCAGATTACTCAATTTTAAATGTAATGCTGTTGACTAGATATAGTGACTAGCATTTGAGACTGATTTTGGATTTTCCTATTCTCTTGTTATCATTAGCTGAAGCATAAATATAAGAAGGAATTGGTTATTGTGTGTATGAGATGGAATTTCAATGTAAAGGTTGGGATAAAGATACTTGAAAGCTTtagtttttcagattttttttctgatgCGCATTTTAATGACTAGTGCCCAGGAAAATAATATTCTTAACTGAAAAACTTATGGCAATATAGTTTTTATATAGGCTAATGGAGTGTGGAGAGCATGAATTTGTTAATACTGCACAGATAATTAGGTTAAGGTCAGTAGATACCTTTGGTAAGAAGTAGTGTAAGAATGCAGAATCCATAATCATGAGAAAATTCCACCTGGATGTATTCACACTTGGATACAGTGTGAAGGATATGCTACCGTAATGGAGGCAGCATTGGGAAATAATACAACAGCGGAGAAAATATGGGGTGCCTAACCTGCCAGCACGGGTCAATAATACATATGTAAAACTGACACTGAAGGAAAATACCAATTTTGTATACACAAGTAAACGTCACGTCCCATGATACATTTATGGAGACTTAGACAGTCAGGTTCAGGTACTCTTGACCATTGAAAACTAACCAGTTTCTACCACATGCAGTTGCTCGAAACTTCCAATGGTTCAGACTTCCTGGCTACGGAAAACTAACATGTGGTATGAGGGAATATCAGACATGGTATCAGTTTGAGAATGTCGTTATCAAGATTTTTCACTTTCAGATCGGTTTCTGTACACGattcaggattatatatatatatatatatatatatatatatatatatatatatatatatatatatatattggaaaggatcacaattttgcgcgtgatcaagatattcctgagtccacggggaaaataaaacacggaaagttcccaagtgcactttcgtgtaataatcacatcatcagggcagacacgagagaaatataacagtcagttgatatacatcgaagagacgaagctaggacgccatttggtaaacatgtgattgtccaatcacatgtttaccaaatggcgtcctagcttcgtctcttcgatgtatatcaactgacttatatttctctctcgtgtctgccctgatgatgtgattattacacgaaagtgcacttgggaacttttcgtgtttaattttccccatggactcataggaatatatatatatatatatatatatatatatatatatatatatatatatatatatatattgccagccATCAGGGAAACCTTCCTTACAAGCATTATGGGAGCAATTACAGTTCCTGGTGGGCGGAGAGGTA harbors:
- the LOC139760045 gene encoding uncharacterized protein gives rise to the protein MTPCIRQKEEIIKKEEERKIHEDDTVVRNYGGLGEQTNTHYCGAGKFWAVTVLLLPVVTLLMCLLALLGQKEHEQKEVVRDGTYLTELAYINKHQSTIALQAAEDDLSQIVSQNSEVEDFYLDEQCTEESSAPGIIPDILMDNNDSEDLIKCDMDRRDCYRVLENHNYRIEEQQHTGSTREQLVRIYADSHKNFDEDRLENLSDNPFLIHPVEIRPALLQLLYV